The sequence TGCCAAAACTAAGGACCGGATAACTCTGAACATTGATGAAGTCGCCCGGGCTTGGCTTTCCGTCACTGTCTGCGTCCACCAAAACTTCAATCGAATAGCTTTGGCGCTGATCTGGCGGCTCACCGGAGATTTCGAACGGGATCAGTTCTCCGGCATTTGCTCTGGAAGTGATGTCTTTCAGCACCTGCTCGGCGACCAGCCGCGACGGAGCATCTGACATGCTTGTTTCCCGGAGTTGCACAGTGGCCCGCACCCCGGGAGGCAGATCGGGCTTGCTGGCAAATCGGATTTCACCTCTGACAAGAATCTCGCCCAACTTTGAACTCCCATCTCAATTGCGCGGCATTCGTCAGCTCAGCTTCAAATCGGTACCTTGAGACTATCCGCCTGACTCTGATGCTGGTTTGAATGTGTCTAAGATCGCATATTACGGTTTGAGGAGAAAGAATGCGCGGCCGAACGAACCATTATGATGTTCGGCCGCGCAAGATACTTCCTCAAAACGCGGAAGTTTGATGGTTAGCCTTCAGAGCACGCTGAAGAGCATAGAGTTGAGCCGGTGGGCAGCATCAGTGCCGGTCCAGCCCCAAACCAACCGGTTGCCGAGATTCGTGATCACCGGTCCATCAATGCACGTTTCTCTCGAAGTCTGCTTGCTGCCCCAGGCTGTTCCATTGGCACTCGCAAGCACGTTGAGGAATCGGTTGCCTACTCCCTGCCAGGTCAGAAAGGCCCGGCCACCGCTCGCGTGCAGAGATGGCGTAGCTACTGTCGTCTCTCCCAGCGTGACTTTGTTGGTGAAGTTCACGCCGTTGGAGCTCTGCATCACATTCAACTGGTTGTTGCCAACCCCACGCCATGACAAGAGCAGACGATTCCCTAAAGTCGCCAGGCCGGGACCCGAGGTCGTGGTGTCTCCCAGCGTAACCTTGCCTCCCCAGTTCACACCGTTAGTGCTTCTCATGACATTCAACTGGTTATTGCCCACTCCGCGCCAGGCGATAAAGAGCTGATTACCCAGGACCGCCAGTGCCGGCGAAGAGAGTGACGTATCACCCAGAGTCACCTTGTTAGTCCAGGTTACCCCGTTGGTCGACTGCATCACGTTCAGCCGGTTGTTGCCCACTCCAATCCAGGCCACAACGAATCTGTTTTGGAAAACAGCGAGCGCCAGGGACACGGCCGAGATCTCATTCAAAGTAACCTTGCTACCGTAGTTCAGGCCGTTCGCCGAACTCATGAAGTTGAGCCGAAGATTTCCGGTGCCGGTCCAACCCAGCAGTACCATTTGATTCGCGCGCGTTGTCATCGCGGGGCCGTTGCTGCTCGTATCTCCGAGTATGGCCTTGCGGGGATAGAGTGAATTTATCGCCGCGACATCGCCGGCGCTCAAGCCAGTGCGCTGACCGATGGGCACATTGGGATCGGGACGAGGGGTGATCGTATCGACGTTCGGATTGATCGCGAAGGCGTTGCGGGGATAGTGCATGATCGACCCGTAATCATAACGGCCAATGTCGTCGCCATCGGTGATGTGCTGATTAAAGTTATGGGCCATGCCCGCCTGAATGTTGGCAAAGTTGATGGTGACGAAGTTGTCGCGATCTTCTCTGCTCTGTTCGTGCCACAGCCCCAGTGCGTGTCCGATTTCATGAATCGTGCTGCCGGTAGAGCACCCGGCGCCCAGGGTGATGAGCTGCTCGCCGCCCCGCATGCCCACTTGAGAGCTACAACCTCCGCCCGGGACGAACGTGACAAAGTTGGCTTCAGTTGTGCGCTGGCGGAACCTGATATTCGTGTTTGCCGTCCAGTGGTTAATTGCATCGGTGACTCGCTGTTGGTTGGGCAGGCTCGGATCGATGCGAAAGATCAGCACTCCGTCGGGCCAGCGAAATTGACTGCCGGTAATGACCACCGCCTCAACCGCGTCCGGCACCGGATTCTCGACCGATTTTTTAATGGCTGCCATTTCGGCAGCGCTGCCCAGAACAATGTCTCCTTCAAAGATCGCCTTACCTTCAGAGACCGCGTAATCGACTTTTTTCAGACCGAATGTCTCTCCGGAAATGTAACTGCTCTTCACATTGCTCGAAGCCAGGAACTCGCCAGAGACGCTGTATTTAACTGCGCCTTGAGTTTTCTTCTTAGACGCACTTTTCTTTGCAGCTTTCTTGGTGGAAGTAGTTTTCTTACTTTTCTTGGTTGCCATAGATTTCTCCTTTTCGGCGGTTTGAGTGCATGCGGAGCCCGGCCTCGCTGGAACGAGC is a genomic window of Pyrinomonadaceae bacterium containing:
- a CDS encoding M12 family metallopeptidase, yielding MATKKSKKTTSTKKAAKKSASKKKTQGAVKYSVSGEFLASSNVKSSYISGETFGLKKVDYAVSEGKAIFEGDIVLGSAAEMAAIKKSVENPVPDAVEAVVITGSQFRWPDGVLIFRIDPSLPNQQRVTDAINHWTANTNIRFRQRTTEANFVTFVPGGGCSSQVGMRGGEQLITLGAGCSTGSTIHEIGHALGLWHEQSREDRDNFVTINFANIQAGMAHNFNQHITDGDDIGRYDYGSIMHYPRNAFAINPNVDTITPRPDPNVPIGQRTGLSAGDVAAINSLYPRKAILGDTSSNGPAMTTRANQMVLLGWTGTGNLRLNFMSSANGLNYGSKVTLNEISAVSLALAVFQNRFVVAWIGVGNNRLNVMQSTNGVTWTNKVTLGDTSLSSPALAVLGNQLFIAWRGVGNNQLNVMRSTNGVNWGGKVTLGDTTTSGPGLATLGNRLLLSWRGVGNNQLNVMQSSNGVNFTNKVTLGETTVATPSLHASGGRAFLTWQGVGNRFLNVLASANGTAWGSKQTSRETCIDGPVITNLGNRLVWGWTGTDAAHRLNSMLFSVL
- a CDS encoding YbaY family lipoprotein encodes the protein MGEILVRGEIRFASKPDLPPGVRATVQLRETSMSDAPSRLVAEQVLKDITSRANAGELIPFEISGEPPDQRQSYSIEVLVDADSDGKPSPGDFINVQSYPVLSFGNPRTVTVEVKQIT